The following proteins come from a genomic window of Geomonas sp. RF6:
- a CDS encoding M42 family metallopeptidase, which yields MREASFEFLKALVQAPSPSGYEQPAQRVFRAYIEQYSQVATDVMGNVFGLIQGEGERRPRVMLVGHSDEIGLQVRYIDDNGFLYFGAIGGVDSQITQGQRVQVHGAKGSVNGVIGKKPIHLIEAKDRDNVVKLDAQYIDIGAGNKKEAEELVRVGDPVTIAVGLDRLAGDRVVSRGFDDKAGSFVVAEVLRRVAALEKPLAVDLYGVSSVQEEVGLRGGTTSSYSVNPDIGICVEVDFATDQPDVDKKLQGDVGIGKGPILPRGANINPALFDLLSHSAVEEGIPVQYTGVPRATGTDANVMQISRNGVATALVKIPLRYMHTPVELLSLQDLENAVSLIVAALTRISDKEVFVPA from the coding sequence ATGCGTGAAGCATCATTCGAATTCCTGAAAGCGCTCGTGCAGGCGCCGAGCCCTTCCGGCTACGAGCAGCCTGCCCAGCGCGTCTTTCGCGCCTACATCGAGCAGTACTCGCAGGTCGCCACCGATGTCATGGGGAATGTCTTCGGGCTGATCCAGGGGGAAGGGGAGCGCCGGCCCCGCGTCATGCTCGTCGGGCACAGCGACGAGATCGGCCTGCAGGTGCGCTACATCGACGACAACGGTTTCCTCTACTTCGGCGCCATCGGCGGCGTCGACTCCCAGATCACCCAGGGGCAGCGGGTTCAGGTTCATGGCGCGAAGGGGAGCGTGAACGGCGTCATCGGGAAGAAGCCGATCCACCTCATCGAGGCGAAGGACCGCGACAACGTGGTGAAGCTCGACGCGCAGTACATCGATATCGGCGCGGGAAACAAGAAAGAGGCGGAGGAGCTGGTGCGCGTGGGGGATCCGGTGACGATCGCGGTGGGGCTGGATCGCCTGGCAGGCGATCGCGTCGTCTCCCGCGGCTTCGACGACAAGGCCGGGAGCTTCGTGGTGGCCGAGGTGCTGCGCAGGGTCGCGGCGCTGGAGAAGCCGCTGGCGGTAGATCTCTACGGCGTCTCCTCCGTCCAGGAGGAGGTCGGACTGCGCGGCGGCACGACCAGCAGCTACTCGGTGAATCCGGACATCGGGATCTGCGTGGAGGTCGACTTTGCCACGGACCAGCCGGACGTGGACAAAAAGCTGCAGGGTGACGTGGGGATCGGGAAGGGGCCGATCCTGCCGAGGGGTGCCAACATCAACCCCGCCCTCTTTGACCTCTTGAGCCACAGTGCCGTGGAGGAGGGGATCCCGGTGCAGTACACCGGCGTTCCGCGGGCGACCGGCACGGATGCAAATGTCATGCAGATCTCACGAAACGGCGTCGCTACGGCTCTCGTGAAGATTCCGCTGCGCTACATGCACACCCCGGTGGAGCTCCTTTCGCTCCAGGACCTGGAGAACGCGGTCAGCCTCATCGTAGCCGCGCTCACCAGGATCAGCGACAAGGAAGTCTTCGTTCCCGCCTAG
- a CDS encoding bifunctional nuclease family protein: protein MPDSRVGDDTFLEMQVYGFALDAIAQMPVIILKDASGEHTVPVWVNAAESVAFAAEFVGREISVRSGRKDLFTSLLERLEMKIVMIAIDALNDGLFSASVRMETTGGEELCLDLHVSEAMLLSLKYRLPVMVKREILGNIATLDMNEEDFAKENNARRFVDFLDQLDPSTMGKYPM, encoded by the coding sequence ATGCCTGATAGCAGAGTGGGTGACGATACTTTTCTCGAGATGCAGGTGTACGGCTTTGCGCTCGACGCCATCGCCCAGATGCCGGTGATAATCCTCAAGGACGCCAGCGGCGAGCACACCGTCCCCGTCTGGGTGAACGCCGCAGAGTCTGTCGCGTTTGCCGCAGAGTTTGTCGGCAGGGAAATCTCCGTCCGCAGCGGTAGAAAGGACCTCTTCACCTCTCTTCTCGAGCGGCTGGAGATGAAGATCGTCATGATTGCCATCGACGCCCTCAACGACGGGCTTTTCAGCGCATCGGTGCGCATGGAGACGACCGGCGGAGAGGAGCTCTGCCTCGACCTTCACGTCAGCGAGGCGATGCTTCTCTCCCTCAAATACCGGCTGCCGGTAATGGTAAAGCGGGAGATTCTCGGAAACATCGCCACCCTCGACATGAACGAGGAAGATTTCGCGAAAGAGAACAACGCCCGCCGCTTCGTCGACTTCCTCGACCAGCTCGACCCCTCTACCATGGGGAAGTATCCGATGTAG